Proteins found in one Labrus bergylta chromosome 8, fLabBer1.1, whole genome shotgun sequence genomic segment:
- the LOC109998703 gene encoding protachykinin has translation MELVKLVLIAALLLTNVCSRDVDVDNWREGFEENKWPNSGGVQDVLGRMARKLGPRQHLGLLGKKEFAKTQTARKRHKFQTFVGLMGKRGFEDQGTF, from the exons ATGGAGCTCGTTAAACTTGTTCTGATAGCTGCGCTGCTTCTTACAAATGTCTGCAGTCGAGACGTGGATGTTGACAACTGGAGAGAAGGCTTCGAGGAG AACAAATGGCCAAACTCTGGAGGAGTTCAGGATGTCTTAGGGAGGATGGCCAGAAAACTGGGACCACGCCAACATCTGGGACTCTTGGGGAAGAAAGAATTCG CAAAAACGCAGACAGCACGTAAAC gGCATAAATTTCAAACCTTCGTTGGTCTGATGGGTAAAAGGGGATTTGAGGATCAAG GAACCTTTTGA
- the septin7b gene encoding septin 7b isoform X1, translating to MVVGESGLGKSTLINSLFLTDLYSAEYPGPSHRIKKTVQVEQCKVLVKEGGVQLLLTIVDTPGFGDAVDNSNCWQPIIDHIDSKFEDYLNSESRVNRRQMPDSRIHCCLYFIAPSGHGLKPLDIEFMKRLHEKVNVIPLIAKADTLTPEECQLFKKQIMREIQEHKIKIYEFPETDDEEENRLVKKIKDKLPLAVVGSNTIIEVNSKRVRGRQYPWGVAEVENSDHCDFTILRDMLIRTHMQDLKDVTNNVHYENYRSRKLAAVTYNGVDNNRAKGQLSTKLDTVEGMSPLAQMEEERREHVTKMKKMEIEMEQVFEMKVKEKVQKLKDSEAELQRRHEQMKKNLEAQHKELEEKRRVFEDERANWETNQRLEQQKMEASRTLEKNKKKGKIF from the exons GTTGAACAATGTAAAGTTTTAGTAAAAGAAGGAGGAGTCCAGCTGCTTCTCACGATAGTCGACACCCCCGGGTTCGGAGATGCTGTCGATAACAGCAACTG CTGGCAGCCGATCATCGACCACATAGACAGCAAGTTTGAAGACTACCTGAACTCAGAGTCCCGGGTCAACAGACGACAGATGCCGGACAGCCGGATCCACTGCTGTCTGTACTTCATCGCCCCCTCGGGACACGG GCTGAAGCCTTTGGACATCGAGTTCATGAAACGGTTGCATGAGAAAGTCAACGTCATCCCGCTGATCGCAAAAGCAGACACCCTCACTCCGGAAGAATGCCAGCTCTTCAAGAAGCAG ATCATGAGGGAAATCCAAGAGCACAAGATAAAGATCTACGAGTTCCCTGAGACGGATGACGAAGAGGAGAACAGGCTGGTGAAGAAGATTAAG gACAAGTTGCCGCTGGCTGTAGTAGGAAGCAACACCATCATCGAGGTGAACAGCAAGAGGGTCCGAGGGAGACAGTATCCCTGGGGAGTTGCAGAAG TTGAAAACAGTGACCACTGCGACTTCACCATCCTCAGAGATATGCTCATCAG GACTCACATGCAGGACCTGAAGGACGTGACGAACAATGTCCATTATGAAAATTACCGCAGCAGGAAGCTGGCTGCCGTAACCTACAACGGAGTGGACAACAACAGAGCCAAAGGTCAACTGTCCACAAA acttGACACAGTTGAAGGAAT GAGTCCTCTGGcccagatggaggaggagaggcgagAGCACGTGACTAAGATGAAGAAGATGGAGATCGAGATGGAGCAGGTGTTTGAAATGAAAGTCAAGGAAAAAGTGCAGAAACTCAAAGACTCTGAagcagag CTTCAGCGGCGTCACGAGCAGATGAAGAAGAACCTGGAGGCCCAGCAtaaggagctggaggagaagaggcGTGTGTTTGAGGATGAGAGAGCCAACTGGGAGACCAATCAGCGCCTGGAGCAGCAGAAAATGGAGGCCTCTAG GActctggagaaaaacaaaaagaaaggaaagatcTTTTAA
- the septin7b gene encoding septin 7b isoform X2, producing MVVGESGLGKSTLINSLFLTDLYSAEYPGPSHRIKKTVQVEQCKVLVKEGGVQLLLTIVDTPGFGDAVDNSNCWQPIIDHIDSKFEDYLNSESRVNRRQMPDSRIHCCLYFIAPSGHGLKPLDIEFMKRLHEKVNVIPLIAKADTLTPEECQLFKKQIMREIQEHKIKIYEFPETDDEEENRLVKKIKDKLPLAVVGSNTIIEVNSKRVRGRQYPWGVAEVENSDHCDFTILRDMLIRTHMQDLKDVTNNVHYENYRSRKLAAVTYNGVDNNRAKGQLSTKSPLAQMEEERREHVTKMKKMEIEMEQVFEMKVKEKVQKLKDSEAELQRRHEQMKKNLEAQHKELEEKRRVFEDERANWETNQRLEQQKMEASRTLEKNKKKGKIF from the exons GTTGAACAATGTAAAGTTTTAGTAAAAGAAGGAGGAGTCCAGCTGCTTCTCACGATAGTCGACACCCCCGGGTTCGGAGATGCTGTCGATAACAGCAACTG CTGGCAGCCGATCATCGACCACATAGACAGCAAGTTTGAAGACTACCTGAACTCAGAGTCCCGGGTCAACAGACGACAGATGCCGGACAGCCGGATCCACTGCTGTCTGTACTTCATCGCCCCCTCGGGACACGG GCTGAAGCCTTTGGACATCGAGTTCATGAAACGGTTGCATGAGAAAGTCAACGTCATCCCGCTGATCGCAAAAGCAGACACCCTCACTCCGGAAGAATGCCAGCTCTTCAAGAAGCAG ATCATGAGGGAAATCCAAGAGCACAAGATAAAGATCTACGAGTTCCCTGAGACGGATGACGAAGAGGAGAACAGGCTGGTGAAGAAGATTAAG gACAAGTTGCCGCTGGCTGTAGTAGGAAGCAACACCATCATCGAGGTGAACAGCAAGAGGGTCCGAGGGAGACAGTATCCCTGGGGAGTTGCAGAAG TTGAAAACAGTGACCACTGCGACTTCACCATCCTCAGAGATATGCTCATCAG GACTCACATGCAGGACCTGAAGGACGTGACGAACAATGTCCATTATGAAAATTACCGCAGCAGGAAGCTGGCTGCCGTAACCTACAACGGAGTGGACAACAACAGAGCCAAAGGTCAACTGTCCACAAA GAGTCCTCTGGcccagatggaggaggagaggcgagAGCACGTGACTAAGATGAAGAAGATGGAGATCGAGATGGAGCAGGTGTTTGAAATGAAAGTCAAGGAAAAAGTGCAGAAACTCAAAGACTCTGAagcagag CTTCAGCGGCGTCACGAGCAGATGAAGAAGAACCTGGAGGCCCAGCAtaaggagctggaggagaagaggcGTGTGTTTGAGGATGAGAGAGCCAACTGGGAGACCAATCAGCGCCTGGAGCAGCAGAAAATGGAGGCCTCTAG GActctggagaaaaacaaaaagaaaggaaagatcTTTTAA